The proteins below are encoded in one region of Shewanella putrefaciens:
- a CDS encoding LysM peptidoglycan-binding domain-containing protein, translating to MRVSLYVVVGGFALLTGCQTLDNHEVTKPEAETVATENTVPQYYLASPAESAQITDVWERIRQGMQLPIPDQKLVNQYRDWYIKNPKHLEIISERAAPYMYMIVEELEKRHLPIEIALLPIIESAFDPSASSASAASGLWQFTTPMANHFGLEMNWWYDGRRDVPASTVAALDMLEYLYEKTNNNWLYAFAAYNSGESRVLNAIKRNEEKGLETDFWSLNLPKETERYVPQLLALAEVIKHADEYGISLAPIENSPTIEVVDIDSQIDLAMAAGLANMTTLELQKLNPGYNRWATSPLGPHTLVLPIDKSEEFKKALAETESEARVSWLRYTIKPGDSIGVIAKNHHTTIAAIRAANGMKNNTIVAGRHLIIPVSADDKQLYAISTSQKLPKKTRALATGPQLTYKVQSGDTLWEIAHQHKVSVKQLTAWNHLNKGSKLHVGQQLTIIAPQAQVTAEQIRTVSYKVKSGDSLARIASKFNVTVAELLEWNGLTPSQYIQPGQVLKLVVDESKLSA from the coding sequence ATGAGAGTATCACTTTATGTTGTAGTAGGGGGATTTGCCCTGCTCACTGGTTGTCAGACCTTAGACAACCACGAGGTTACTAAGCCAGAAGCTGAAACCGTCGCAACCGAAAATACAGTCCCACAGTATTACCTCGCATCCCCAGCCGAATCGGCTCAAATTACCGATGTGTGGGAACGAATTCGTCAGGGAATGCAATTACCTATCCCGGATCAGAAATTGGTTAATCAATACCGTGATTGGTACATTAAGAACCCAAAGCATCTAGAAATCATTTCAGAGCGCGCGGCGCCCTACATGTACATGATTGTGGAAGAGCTTGAAAAACGTCATCTTCCTATTGAGATTGCGCTACTACCCATTATCGAAAGTGCCTTCGATCCTTCTGCTTCATCTGCCAGTGCTGCTTCGGGTTTATGGCAATTTACCACACCCATGGCCAACCATTTTGGCCTAGAAATGAACTGGTGGTACGACGGGCGCCGTGATGTCCCGGCATCCACAGTTGCGGCGTTGGATATGCTGGAATATCTCTACGAGAAAACCAATAATAATTGGCTCTATGCTTTCGCCGCCTATAATTCCGGCGAATCTCGAGTACTCAATGCCATTAAACGCAATGAGGAAAAAGGGCTTGAAACCGATTTTTGGTCTCTTAATCTGCCCAAAGAAACCGAACGCTATGTGCCTCAATTACTCGCACTCGCCGAAGTCATTAAACATGCGGACGAGTATGGCATCAGTTTAGCCCCCATTGAGAACAGCCCTACCATTGAGGTTGTGGATATCGATAGCCAGATTGATCTTGCGATGGCCGCAGGGCTTGCCAATATGACCACCCTTGAGCTGCAAAAACTCAACCCAGGTTATAACCGTTGGGCAACCTCGCCATTGGGACCGCACACTTTAGTGCTACCAATTGATAAATCTGAAGAATTCAAAAAAGCCCTCGCAGAAACAGAAAGCGAAGCACGGGTCAGTTGGTTGAGATACACCATAAAACCCGGCGATAGCATTGGGGTAATCGCAAAAAATCACCATACGACCATTGCCGCCATCCGTGCCGCTAATGGGATGAAAAACAATACTATTGTGGCAGGTAGACATTTGATCATTCCGGTATCTGCGGATGATAAACAGCTGTACGCCATATCAACGAGTCAAAAATTACCGAAGAAAACTCGGGCTCTAGCAACGGGTCCCCAGTTGACCTACAAGGTGCAATCAGGCGATACCCTATGGGAAATTGCCCACCAGCATAAGGTAAGTGTAAAGCAGCTAACAGCATGGAACCATTTGAATAAAGGCAGCAAATTGCATGTAGGGCAGCAGCTCACCATCATAGCGCCACAGGCTCAAGTGACGGCGGAACAAATTCGGACTGTGAGTTATAAGGTGAAATCCGGCGATTCATTAGCGCGGATCGCCAGCAAATTTAACGTTACTGTAGCCGAGTTATTAGAGTGGAATGGCTTAACGCCATCGCAATATATCCAACCCGGTCAAGTGTTAAAACTGGTGGTTGATGAGAGCAAGTTAAGCGCCTAA
- the gloB gene encoding hydroxyacylglutathione hydrolase, with protein MLTITAINAFNDNYIWVLQPGTLSQVYVVDPGDANAVIAYIEAHRLTLAGILLTHHHRDHTDGVAELVAYVKQTTQGVLNVYGPHNEAINGINIPLDPSVTAALSLPFLKHKIQILSVPGHTAGHIAYVIEDALFCGDTLFSAGCGRLFEGTPQQMLHSLNQLANLPANTQVYCAHEYTLANLKFALTVDPNNTALQAYARQAAELRAQGKATIPSSIALEQAINPFLRPDDLNILSSIKQHFNIQDSSKLDKLTCFTLLRQWKDIF; from the coding sequence ATGCTCACTATAACAGCGATTAATGCCTTTAATGACAATTATATCTGGGTGTTACAACCAGGAACGCTATCCCAAGTTTATGTGGTAGACCCTGGCGATGCCAACGCGGTCATTGCCTATATTGAGGCTCATCGGCTAACGCTTGCGGGCATTTTACTCACCCATCACCATAGGGATCATACTGACGGTGTCGCGGAGTTAGTGGCATATGTAAAGCAAACAACCCAGGGCGTCCTCAATGTGTATGGACCACACAATGAAGCTATTAACGGGATCAATATACCACTTGATCCCAGTGTTACCGCAGCGCTATCACTTCCGTTTCTCAAGCATAAAATACAAATACTTAGTGTTCCTGGCCATACCGCAGGCCATATTGCCTATGTTATCGAAGATGCTCTTTTTTGCGGTGACACGTTATTCAGTGCTGGCTGCGGCCGTTTGTTTGAAGGAACGCCCCAGCAAATGCTCCACTCCCTCAACCAACTGGCAAACCTACCCGCCAATACCCAAGTTTACTGCGCCCATGAATATACCCTCGCAAATCTTAAGTTTGCCCTAACGGTCGATCCAAACAACACCGCATTACAGGCATATGCTCGACAAGCTGCCGAACTGCGTGCACAAGGCAAGGCAACCATCCCCTCTAGCATCGCATTAGAACAAGCCATCAATCCGTTTTTACGCCCAGATGACCTAAATATACTGAGTAGCATAAAACAGCATTTCAACATTCAAGATTCCAGCAAATTAGATAAACTCACCTGCTTTACCCTACTTAGACAGTGGAAAGATATTTTTTAG
- a CDS encoding class I SAM-dependent methyltransferase: MSYFSTERKPEQWEDLPNGSALQQAVAEKLTHWWPRVFGYHLLKLGPLSAELSSMESPVAHHFSLTASDNASIVGDFCHLPLQNGVIDAVVMSLLLEFEPDPYRILRETDRVLIAGGYLFIVGFNPLSPVFLGKLWPKYQDCLPWNGRFFMPSRVRDWLGLLGYQVVSDERLVYHPLIGEFNEGRFMQQTLASWLPSTGSLYLIVARKLESPLTPIRDKRKVLQPNWTTAPTAGRSGHLSEHVK, translated from the coding sequence GTGTCGTATTTCAGTACTGAACGCAAACCCGAGCAATGGGAAGACTTGCCGAATGGTTCCGCCTTACAGCAAGCGGTTGCTGAGAAATTAACCCATTGGTGGCCTAGGGTTTTTGGGTATCATTTGTTGAAGCTCGGCCCTTTAAGTGCAGAGCTGTCGAGTATGGAATCACCCGTTGCCCACCACTTTTCCCTCACGGCCAGCGACAATGCCTCCATAGTTGGGGATTTTTGTCATCTGCCGCTGCAAAATGGCGTTATAGATGCGGTAGTGATGAGTCTACTGTTAGAGTTTGAGCCCGATCCCTACCGCATTTTACGTGAAACTGACAGAGTGCTGATCGCCGGAGGGTATCTATTTATTGTGGGGTTTAATCCATTAAGTCCGGTTTTTTTAGGCAAATTGTGGCCTAAATATCAAGATTGTCTCCCCTGGAATGGGCGTTTTTTTATGCCATCACGGGTACGAGATTGGCTTGGCCTTTTGGGGTATCAAGTGGTGAGTGACGAGCGTTTAGTGTATCACCCCTTAATTGGCGAGTTTAATGAAGGGCGTTTTATGCAGCAAACCTTGGCTTCTTGGTTACCGAGTACGGGCAGTTTATATCTGATTGTGGCGCGTAAATTAGAATCGCCATTAACGCCAATTCGCGATAAACGCAAAGTATTGCAACCTAACTGGACCACCGCCCCCACGGCGGGACGTTCAGGGCATTTATCCGAACATGTAAAATAA
- a CDS encoding LysR substrate-binding domain-containing protein, producing MRITLRQLAVFEAVARNGQVAKAADQVNLSPPATSMALAELEKQLNARLFERIGNRLQLNSQGNLLLPLATELLHRVEQIEQAFTTQGGDLVGHLSVSASSTIGNYLLAKAAVAFCQQHTQTHVDVAITNTQDVIQSVAQFRSEMGFIEGHCTDNRLNVEAWHKDRLLVFCHPAHPLAGQTVTPSMVRGQSWVLREEGSGTREYFVNAANELDMQPEAKFCFTTPDAIKLAVKQGAGLGVLSELTLDKDISRKELALVTIEGLVLERQFYRITHKSRQATSLGQAFVQFCGNFFNIS from the coding sequence ATGCGAATTACCTTAAGGCAACTTGCCGTATTTGAAGCCGTAGCACGTAATGGCCAGGTTGCTAAAGCGGCGGATCAAGTCAATTTATCGCCTCCGGCCACGTCTATGGCATTGGCCGAATTAGAAAAACAGCTCAATGCGCGCCTATTCGAACGGATAGGCAATCGGCTGCAGCTCAATTCTCAAGGGAATTTATTATTGCCACTGGCAACGGAGTTGCTTCACCGGGTCGAGCAAATTGAGCAGGCTTTTACCACTCAAGGTGGGGACTTGGTGGGACACCTAAGTGTCAGCGCCAGTTCCACTATCGGTAATTATCTCCTTGCAAAGGCGGCGGTGGCTTTTTGCCAGCAGCATACTCAAACCCATGTTGATGTGGCGATCACTAACACCCAGGATGTGATCCAATCCGTGGCACAGTTTCGCTCGGAAATGGGATTTATCGAAGGACATTGCACCGACAATCGTCTAAATGTTGAGGCATGGCATAAGGACAGATTATTGGTATTTTGCCATCCGGCGCACCCCTTAGCCGGGCAAACTGTTACACCTTCTATGGTGAGAGGTCAATCTTGGGTACTGAGGGAGGAAGGTTCGGGAACCCGAGAATATTTTGTAAATGCGGCTAATGAACTGGATATGCAGCCCGAGGCCAAGTTCTGTTTCACTACGCCCGATGCGATAAAACTGGCCGTTAAACAAGGTGCAGGCTTAGGGGTATTATCTGAACTCACACTGGATAAAGACATCAGCCGTAAAGAATTAGCCCTAGTGACGATAGAAGGCTTAGTCCTGGAGCGGCAATTTTATCGCATTACCCATAAGAGTCGCCAAGCGACGTCTTTAGGGCAGGCATTTGTGCAGTTTTGTGGGAATTTCTTTAATATTTCTTAG
- the rnhA gene encoding ribonuclease HI, protein MTELKLIHIFTDGSCLGNPGPGGYGIVMNYKGHTKEMSDGFALTTNNRMELLAPIIALESLKEPCRVVLTSDSQYMRQGIMTWIHNWKKKGWITSNRTPVKNVDLWKRLDKASQIHQIDWQWVKGHAGHAENERCDILARTAAEANPTQVDEGYQP, encoded by the coding sequence ATGACTGAACTAAAACTGATCCACATCTTCACCGACGGCTCTTGCTTAGGCAACCCCGGACCCGGTGGCTATGGCATTGTAATGAATTATAAAGGCCATACAAAGGAGATGTCCGACGGTTTTGCCCTCACAACCAATAATCGCATGGAATTACTGGCACCTATCATCGCCTTGGAAAGTTTAAAAGAGCCCTGCCGCGTGGTGCTCACGAGCGATAGCCAATATATGCGTCAAGGGATCATGACGTGGATCCACAACTGGAAGAAAAAAGGCTGGATAACCTCTAACCGTACGCCTGTCAAAAATGTGGATTTGTGGAAACGCCTCGATAAGGCCTCACAAATACATCAGATTGACTGGCAGTGGGTAAAAGGTCATGCGGGGCATGCAGAAAATGAACGCTGCGATATCCTCGCCCGCACTGCCGCAGAAGCAAACCCAACCCAAGTTGACGAAGGTTACCAACCTTAA
- the dnaQ gene encoding DNA polymerase III subunit epsilon: MNIISNASRQIILDTETTGMNQGSGAVYLGHRIIEIGCVEVINRRLTGRYFHQYINPGQAIDPEAIAVHGITDERVAHEPRFHQIAQQFIEFIDGAEIVAHNANFDVSFMDHEFSLLQPQGPKTASICDILDTLEIAKFLHPGQKNNLDALCKRYGIDNSRRQYHGALLDAEILADVYLIMTGGQTKFNLSNEEAGQEAGGIQRFDPNSLNLKVISASADELVMHEQRLDLVAKSGKCLWRG, translated from the coding sequence ATGAATATTATCTCAAACGCCAGTCGTCAGATTATTCTGGATACTGAAACTACGGGTATGAACCAGGGCAGTGGTGCCGTCTATTTGGGACACAGGATCATTGAAATCGGCTGCGTTGAAGTCATCAACCGTCGCCTGACTGGCCGCTATTTTCACCAGTATATTAATCCCGGACAAGCTATCGATCCCGAAGCCATTGCGGTGCACGGTATTACCGATGAGCGCGTTGCGCATGAGCCGCGGTTCCACCAAATCGCCCAGCAGTTTATCGAGTTTATTGACGGTGCTGAAATTGTCGCCCATAACGCCAACTTCGACGTGAGCTTTATGGACCATGAGTTTTCACTGCTGCAGCCTCAAGGTCCGAAAACGGCCAGCATTTGTGACATCCTCGATACGTTAGAAATTGCCAAATTTTTGCATCCAGGGCAAAAAAATAACCTCGATGCCCTGTGTAAACGTTATGGTATCGATAACTCCCGTCGTCAGTACCATGGCGCATTATTGGATGCCGAGATCCTCGCCGACGTCTACTTAATCATGACGGGCGGTCAAACCAAATTCAATTTATCAAATGAAGAAGCCGGGCAAGAGGCGGGCGGGATCCAAAGGTTTGATCCTAATTCACTTAATCTTAAAGTGATCAGCGCATCGGCCGATGAACTAGTCATGCATGAACAACGCCTTGATTTAGTCGCAAAATCAGGAAAATGCCTCTGGAGAGGATAG
- a CDS encoding TIGR03503 family protein, with product MTKSRHTTLFKIGLVLSTLFASAAIWAADKPEPVANAKTATPTNATSTIATPTITTNAQTPKVKVVSLDTASELKNRFRIDHMVSSMTLLVEREYGSAPVVIVLPDGSKWYASRHPETVKWVDGITGDMIYIESPPPGPWQLVGKVVPGSKIKKVSKLEIEVQPLPQPLFQGEQVKIVAQLMGDAERVRMPGLDYLVEWTAHFVSKHRAGDENFAAGDIIAGSYKDSGEKLDEKPDDGLFTSEINLKQPWGEYDFVVQARNNVFERQVSFPFTLSARPINAEVITPEDPLTGQWKIMLHADSTVLQLADTHFSFELVGPAGLQLPVVLNGLTEPDTELILPPVSEFGSYRIKGFVATTTHTGREIVLDLPELFFNLVQPPEPPPSPEVLAAIAAQKAAEEEALAKQDAMFWIISINAVLLILGVLGLIVWRKRQSLAQALAAAEQRLLDEAAENKPAALSQDEIDLTMPDEFDNHR from the coding sequence ATGACCAAGTCGCGCCATACAACCCTGTTCAAGATTGGTTTAGTGTTAAGCACGCTATTTGCCAGTGCCGCCATATGGGCAGCGGATAAGCCTGAGCCTGTTGCTAACGCGAAGACAGCCACTCCTACTAACGCCACTTCCACGATCGCCACTCCCACGATCACCACGAATGCGCAGACACCCAAGGTAAAAGTGGTGTCATTAGATACAGCTTCGGAGCTTAAAAACCGCTTTAGAATAGATCATATGGTGAGCAGCATGACCCTATTGGTGGAGCGTGAATACGGCTCTGCCCCCGTGGTGATAGTGCTTCCCGATGGTAGTAAGTGGTACGCCAGTCGTCACCCCGAAACCGTCAAATGGGTTGACGGTATTACCGGTGACATGATTTACATCGAATCGCCACCGCCAGGGCCTTGGCAGTTGGTCGGCAAGGTCGTACCTGGCTCCAAGATCAAGAAAGTCTCTAAGCTTGAAATCGAAGTTCAGCCGTTGCCTCAACCGCTTTTTCAAGGGGAACAGGTCAAAATTGTTGCCCAGCTTATGGGGGATGCTGAGCGCGTGCGTATGCCAGGTCTAGATTATCTGGTTGAATGGACCGCACATTTTGTGAGTAAGCATAGGGCAGGGGATGAAAACTTTGCCGCCGGCGATATCATTGCCGGTTCCTACAAGGACAGTGGTGAAAAGCTCGATGAAAAGCCCGACGATGGCCTTTTTACCAGTGAAATAAACCTTAAGCAGCCCTGGGGGGAATATGATTTTGTGGTTCAAGCGCGTAATAATGTGTTTGAGCGGCAAGTTTCTTTTCCTTTTACCTTATCCGCACGGCCAATAAATGCTGAGGTGATTACCCCTGAAGATCCCTTAACGGGCCAATGGAAAATCATGCTGCACGCCGATAGCACTGTATTGCAGCTAGCTGATACCCATTTTTCTTTTGAATTGGTCGGTCCGGCTGGGCTGCAACTGCCTGTGGTGCTTAATGGGCTAACCGAACCCGACACTGAGTTGATATTACCGCCCGTTTCTGAGTTTGGCAGTTATCGCATCAAAGGGTTTGTTGCGACAACAACGCACACGGGGCGTGAAATAGTGCTCGATTTACCCGAACTCTTTTTCAACCTAGTGCAACCGCCGGAGCCTCCACCCAGTCCAGAGGTATTAGCCGCCATTGCCGCCCAAAAAGCCGCAGAAGAAGAGGCGTTGGCGAAGCAAGATGCCATGTTCTGGATCATTAGCATCAATGCGGTGCTGTTGATTTTAGGCGTGTTAGGTTTAATTGTGTGGCGTAAGCGTCAGAGTCTTGCGCAGGCATTAGCCGCGGCTGAGCAGCGTCTGTTGGATGAAGCGGCGGAAAACAAACCCGCGGCACTTTCCCAGGATGAAATCGACCTGACTATGCCCGATGAATTCGATAATCATCGATAA
- a CDS encoding BON domain-containing protein → MNLSYRKFIFTLAILLTLSPLLSVSAADTATKAMDDVRQESQIATSYALNPYLRANDLKVTVQKGKAVLTGKVDEKISKELAGEIAQGVSGIKDVDNQIVVDINYMPKVNPNGFGDKIDDANISAAIRSKLQWNKDVDDVGTEVMTKSGRVTLNGTVNNQNAKDITHRLALNTRGVKSVTNNLKIQSATITKDENAKLKEKAESNNISDSWITAKVKSSFMYSSNINGSDINVSTNNGIVTLTGKVSSGSEQSLAVETAQNIRGVKSVTSKALTF, encoded by the coding sequence ATGAATTTATCGTATCGCAAATTTATTTTTACCTTAGCCATCTTACTCACCCTTTCGCCACTACTGTCAGTATCGGCCGCTGATACAGCAACGAAAGCAATGGATGATGTACGCCAAGAAAGCCAAATTGCAACAAGTTATGCCCTCAACCCCTATTTACGCGCTAATGATCTAAAAGTCACAGTACAAAAAGGTAAAGCAGTATTGACAGGTAAAGTGGACGAAAAAATCAGTAAAGAACTCGCTGGTGAAATAGCTCAGGGCGTATCAGGTATTAAAGATGTTGATAACCAGATAGTCGTTGACATCAATTATATGCCCAAAGTTAACCCAAATGGTTTTGGTGACAAAATTGATGATGCCAATATCTCGGCCGCTATTCGCTCTAAATTGCAATGGAATAAAGATGTCGATGACGTCGGCACAGAAGTCATGACTAAATCCGGACGAGTCACGCTAAATGGCACAGTAAACAACCAGAACGCAAAAGATATTACTCATCGGTTGGCACTCAATACTCGCGGCGTAAAATCAGTCACCAATAATTTGAAAATTCAGAGCGCTACGATAACCAAAGACGAAAATGCCAAGCTGAAAGAAAAAGCTGAGAGTAACAACATCTCAGATAGCTGGATCACCGCCAAAGTAAAATCTAGTTTTATGTATTCGAGCAATATTAATGGCTCTGATATTAATGTCAGCACTAACAACGGTATTGTGACACTGACAGGCAAAGTCAGCAGCGGCAGCGAACAATCATTAGCAGTTGAAACAGCACAGAATATTCGTGGTGTTAAAAGTGTCACATCCAAAGCATTAACATTTTAA
- a CDS encoding Crp/Fnr family transcriptional regulator, whose product MDTQQLEAVPEQALKKANAPPPENNRLLNDLPDEVKQRIFPHLELVSLELGDVVCEAGSKLRYVYFPLDSIISLLYVMENGASAEIAVVGNDGMVGVALFMGGESTTSRAVVQSAGVAYRLFGQRLKDEFNRHGALLHLLLRYSQVLLTQMAQTAVCNRHHSIEQQLCRWLLLSIDRLSDDRVLMTQELIANMLGVRREGVTDAAGKLQRMGIINYSRGNIEVLNRKLLEQTCCECYSVVKQESERLMPLKNSQPRRLFQSYIL is encoded by the coding sequence ATGGACACACAACAATTGGAAGCGGTGCCAGAACAGGCACTGAAAAAGGCTAATGCCCCCCCCCCCGAAAACAACCGGTTACTAAACGACTTACCTGATGAAGTCAAACAGCGTATTTTCCCGCATCTAGAGCTAGTGTCATTAGAGCTTGGTGACGTGGTCTGCGAAGCTGGCTCGAAGCTGCGTTATGTCTATTTTCCACTGGACTCTATTATTTCACTGCTCTATGTGATGGAAAATGGTGCATCTGCTGAAATTGCAGTCGTTGGCAATGATGGCATGGTCGGCGTTGCACTGTTTATGGGGGGAGAAAGCACCACGAGTCGAGCCGTAGTACAAAGCGCTGGCGTTGCTTATCGGTTGTTTGGTCAACGGCTCAAAGACGAATTTAACCGCCATGGTGCTCTGCTCCACCTCTTGCTACGTTATAGCCAAGTATTGCTCACCCAAATGGCCCAAACGGCAGTTTGCAATCGCCACCATAGTATTGAACAGCAACTATGTCGCTGGCTGTTACTCTCTATCGATAGGCTATCGGATGATCGCGTATTGATGACGCAGGAATTAATTGCCAATATGCTTGGCGTACGCCGAGAAGGCGTCACAGATGCGGCTGGAAAACTGCAACGAATGGGAATAATCAATTACAGTCGCGGTAATATTGAGGTACTGAACCGCAAATTGCTGGAGCAAACCTGTTGCGAATGTTACTCCGTCGTTAAGCAGGAGTCAGAACGTCTGATGCCACTAAAAAATAGTCAACCTCGCAGGCTATTTCAGTCATACATACTCTAG
- a CDS encoding Crp/Fnr family transcriptional regulator translates to MSKIIQNTLAPQVQNQLIHDLPALEQVELLSQAKLVQLNFADLLCQPGELYQYVYFPLTAFISLIAKLPKHPALEMGLIGYEGMLGATTLLSTRQVPSEAIIQGSGKAWRIPIATFEDLLAQSSSLRQILETYLYQLLCQLSQNAVCAHFHSVESRLARWLLMSHDRIQTNELFLTHQFLSDMLGVRRSSITEAAGELQASGCISYNRGRLYILDRQGLLARCCSCYHLMRT, encoded by the coding sequence ATGTCAAAAATAATTCAAAATACACTAGCACCACAGGTTCAGAATCAATTGATCCATGACCTACCCGCTTTAGAGCAAGTAGAATTATTATCACAAGCTAAATTAGTCCAACTTAACTTCGCTGACTTACTGTGTCAGCCAGGGGAGTTATATCAATACGTTTATTTTCCGTTAACGGCCTTTATTTCATTGATCGCTAAACTGCCAAAACACCCTGCATTGGAAATGGGCTTAATTGGCTATGAAGGCATGCTTGGTGCAACAACGTTGTTGAGCACTCGACAAGTCCCTTCTGAGGCAATTATCCAAGGTTCAGGTAAAGCCTGGCGTATCCCAATTGCAACGTTTGAAGACTTACTTGCTCAAAGCAGCAGTCTGAGACAGATATTGGAAACTTACCTATACCAATTATTATGCCAATTATCACAAAATGCCGTCTGCGCACATTTTCACTCAGTCGAATCTCGGCTTGCACGCTGGCTATTAATGAGTCATGACCGCATACAGACTAATGAGCTGTTTCTCACCCATCAGTTTTTATCTGATATGTTGGGTGTTAGGCGAAGCAGTATTACCGAGGCCGCGGGAGAATTGCAGGCCAGCGGCTGTATTTCATATAACCGTGGGCGGTTATATATCCTCGACAGACAAGGTCTGCTGGCTCGTTGCTGCAGTTGTTATCATTTAATGCGTACTTAA
- a CDS encoding BON domain-containing protein gives MKTIKVLSLFLLAMGLAAVASCSSDYNKEGTGEYFDDSVVTTKVKAAILGEKNLSVAEINVETFKGVVQLSGFVKSREDINTAVKVTSKVPGVISVKNDIQLK, from the coding sequence ATGAAAACAATTAAAGTTTTAAGTCTCTTTCTGCTCGCCATGGGTCTAGCCGCTGTCGCCAGTTGCAGCTCCGATTATAACAAAGAAGGCACAGGTGAGTATTTCGACGATAGTGTGGTCACTACTAAAGTTAAAGCGGCCATTTTAGGTGAAAAAAACTTAAGTGTGGCTGAAATTAATGTTGAAACATTTAAAGGCGTGGTTCAGCTCAGCGGGTTTGTCAAATCACGTGAGGATATCAATACTGCAGTAAAAGTAACAAGCAAAGTTCCAGGTGTCATTTCAGTCAAAAACGATATACAGCTAAAATAA
- a CDS encoding DUF3309 family protein — protein MLPGAKVVPASGILAMSIATILLIILILLFLGMLPTWPHSRNWGYRPGGIIGIVVLVLVILLLTGRIS, from the coding sequence ATGTTACCCGGTGCAAAAGTTGTTCCGGCATCAGGAATACTCGCCATGTCTATTGCTACTATATTATTGATTATTTTAATTTTGTTATTCCTTGGCATGCTCCCCACCTGGCCTCATAGCCGAAACTGGGGTTATCGCCCCGGTGGCATTATAGGCATCGTGGTACTGGTGCTGGTTATATTGCTGTTAACTGGCCGCATTAGCTAA
- a CDS encoding PRC-barrel domain-containing protein — protein MNYHDRDIYGIYNNPQFAEPLSTQGPGPYLMGAETLIGNSVVNHADEILGDIKEIMLEVGTGRVGYAVLSFSTYFGFGEKLFAVPWKMLTLNPVEKCFVMDLSLERLKTAPGFDKGHWPNMADVEWEKNLHNYYGSQHE, from the coding sequence ATGAATTATCATGATCGCGATATATACGGTATTTATAATAACCCACAGTTCGCTGAGCCATTATCGACGCAGGGACCTGGTCCATATCTGATGGGGGCTGAAACTCTGATCGGCAACAGTGTTGTTAACCATGCTGATGAGATCTTAGGGGACATCAAAGAAATTATGCTTGAAGTAGGAACTGGCCGTGTCGGTTATGCGGTACTCTCATTCAGTACTTATTTTGGCTTTGGAGAAAAGCTTTTTGCTGTGCCTTGGAAGATGCTGACACTTAATCCTGTGGAAAAATGTTTCGTGATGGACTTATCATTAGAAAGATTAAAAACGGCACCAGGTTTTGACAAAGGTCATTGGCCAAATATGGCAGATGTTGAATGGGAAAAAAATCTGCATAATTATTATGGTAGTCAGCACGAATAA
- a CDS encoding phage holin family protein: protein MPTKIPTAKVPTQTETIAESLPNNNTSLSGLLTQFIQQVRIQCRQQLQLLTLEIQRAAESLVAMCILGFFIALLLLSTWVLSLQLLWLGLQAIGLLPWQGILLLWLLQLLAIFVCVRLIRYHSRFLRFPATIESLSVTKVETATSSPQEPRSSNDV, encoded by the coding sequence GTGCCGACTAAAATACCAACTGCCAAGGTGCCTACACAAACCGAGACGATAGCAGAGTCCTTACCCAACAATAACACTAGCCTTAGCGGACTGCTTACTCAGTTTATCCAGCAAGTCCGCATTCAGTGTAGGCAACAATTACAATTGCTTACTCTTGAAATTCAGCGTGCTGCAGAAAGCCTAGTTGCAATGTGCATCCTTGGCTTTTTTATAGCTTTATTGCTGTTAAGCACTTGGGTGTTATCCTTGCAATTGCTGTGGTTAGGCCTTCAAGCCATTGGACTTTTGCCCTGGCAAGGTATACTGCTGCTATGGTTGCTACAACTATTGGCTATTTTTGTTTGCGTAAGGTTGATCCGTTATCACAGTCGTTTTCTGCGGTTTCCAGCCACCATTGAAAGTCTATCGGTGACAAAGGTAGAGACGGCTACATCGTCCCCCCAAGAGCCAAGGAGCAGTAATGATGTCTAA